From a single Nitrogeniibacter mangrovi genomic region:
- a CDS encoding AraC family transcriptional regulator, which yields MPTTRRNALQSVPVGNTAPYAPTRERPVRARARALGNDVQVEPHHHAWGQLAYCARGVLQVTVGAAPEGGMPGRGCHLTAIVPPSRAMWVPPGAAHVVTILEDAQLYTLYFDPSVVPPHWQQPRVLMVSPLMRELVLALVRATPATSPARLQALDTLLLGEMTEAAPQALAVPMPDPRHGDRRLRALCEAMMRDPAAHTTLADWAARSGASERTLARLFRDELGTSFRHWRQLVALAHALPLLARGTPVSTVAAAAGYASDSAFTAMFKAAMGQPPTRLYPPPDR from the coding sequence ATGCCCACGACCCGCCGCAATGCGCTCCAGTCCGTCCCGGTGGGCAACACCGCCCCCTATGCGCCGACCCGCGAACGCCCCGTGCGGGCCCGCGCCCGCGCGCTGGGCAACGACGTGCAGGTCGAGCCCCACCACCACGCCTGGGGCCAGCTCGCCTATTGCGCCCGCGGCGTGCTGCAGGTGACGGTCGGCGCGGCCCCCGAGGGCGGCATGCCGGGCCGGGGCTGCCACCTGACCGCCATCGTCCCGCCCTCGCGGGCCATGTGGGTGCCGCCGGGCGCCGCCCACGTGGTGACCATCCTCGAGGACGCCCAGCTGTACACCCTGTACTTCGACCCCTCGGTGGTGCCGCCGCACTGGCAACAGCCACGGGTGCTGATGGTCTCGCCGCTGATGCGCGAGCTGGTGCTGGCGCTGGTGCGCGCCACCCCCGCCACCTCGCCGGCGCGCCTGCAGGCGCTCGACACCCTGCTGCTGGGCGAGATGACCGAGGCCGCCCCCCAGGCGCTGGCGGTGCCGATGCCCGACCCGCGCCACGGCGACCGCCGCCTGCGCGCCCTGTGCGAGGCCATGATGCGCGACCCGGCCGCACACACCACGCTGGCCGACTGGGCGGCGCGCAGCGGCGCCAGCGAGCGCACCCTGGCCCGCCTGTTCCGCGACGAGCTGGGCACCAGCTTTCGCCACTGGCGCCAGCTGGTGGCCCTCGCCCACGCCCTGCCCCTGCTCGCCCGCGGCACGCCGGTCAGCACGGTCGCGGCCGCCGCCGGCTATGCCAGCGACAGCGCCTTCACCGCGATGTTCAAGGCCGCCATGGGCCAGCCGCCGACACGCCTGTATCCACCACCCGACCGCTGA
- a CDS encoding ribonucleotide reductase subunit alpha yields MPIETFEDLLQAARAQPDPQRLLFVFARAELPDGASPEEVARFENGQGGALAPVMFVDKKTDELRSFAELVEESTHTGETWEVVFVGCLGGRDGREPGDQEAQQALELMVKSIQGGRVERFLAWRRSGEQIHIA; encoded by the coding sequence ATGCCCATCGAGACCTTCGAAGACCTCCTCCAGGCCGCCCGTGCGCAACCCGATCCGCAGCGCCTGCTGTTCGTGTTCGCGCGTGCCGAGCTGCCCGACGGCGCCAGCCCGGAGGAGGTCGCACGCTTCGAGAACGGCCAGGGCGGCGCCCTGGCGCCGGTGATGTTCGTGGACAAGAAGACCGACGAGCTGCGCAGCTTCGCCGAGCTGGTGGAGGAATCGACACACACCGGCGAGACCTGGGAGGTGGTGTTCGTCGGCTGCCTGGGCGGCCGTGACGGCCGCGAGCCGGGCGATCAGGAAGCCCAGCAGGCGCTGGAGCTCATGGTCAAGTCCATCCAGGGCGGCAGGGTGGAACGGTTCCTGGCCTGGCGCCGCAGCGGCGAGCAGATCCACATCGCCTGA
- a CDS encoding Na/Pi cotransporter family protein, with translation MFTRLTLPVVFVALAYGLWTSSTFTDIASGVAVFLFGMLCMEAGFKAFSGGALEGVLRRSTDRVWKSLGFGIVTTTLMQSSSLVSVITISFLSAGLIDLAQGIGVIFGANLGTTTGAWLVAGFGLKVKISAYAMPMLIFGVLMLLREARSSKGAGWILVGLGFLFLGIHFMKEGFAGFSDTLDLTRYAMTGVAGLLVFSLFGVIATVVMQSSHATLVLIITALGAGQITYENALALAVGANVGTTITAIIGSLGAPVEGKRLAAAHLAFNLGTGLIALVFMGAFVRAVDVISREVGIPADDHTLKLAVFHTLFNLVGVALFTPFIDRMAAALEHFLKGKALTRDTPHFLSATALEFPEVALTALRRETLHLFDNAFTIIAHGMCLRRSDVVSERDLRALLEARAEVIELDVDRQYELVIKDIYSANIAFFTRATAKPMSEALALRFKHVLQANLDLIAAIKATKHLRKNLVHFVASPNPHIRREYNRLRINVGEMLRDLAALRSEDVEAVTKLSLDALKVHLADARRYGHRAVAALIRDDLITPQMATSLMNDSAYAHELMSHLLGMAEALVEALDAPERIPADLSLSAEEVAAVLDRTDDANGSVPRPEQTGS, from the coding sequence ATGTTCACCCGCCTGACCCTGCCGGTCGTCTTCGTCGCGCTCGCCTATGGGCTGTGGACGAGTTCGACGTTCACCGACATCGCCTCCGGGGTGGCGGTGTTCCTGTTCGGCATGCTGTGCATGGAGGCGGGGTTCAAGGCGTTCTCCGGCGGGGCGCTCGAGGGCGTCCTGCGGCGCAGCACCGACCGGGTGTGGAAGAGCCTGGGTTTCGGCATCGTCACCACCACCCTGATGCAGTCCTCCTCGCTGGTGTCGGTGATCACGATCAGTTTCCTGAGCGCGGGGCTCATCGATCTGGCGCAGGGCATCGGCGTCATCTTCGGCGCCAACCTGGGTACCACCACCGGCGCCTGGCTGGTGGCCGGCTTCGGGCTCAAGGTGAAGATCTCCGCCTATGCGATGCCGATGCTCATCTTCGGCGTGCTGATGCTGCTGCGCGAGGCGCGTTCGAGCAAGGGGGCGGGGTGGATCCTGGTGGGGCTGGGCTTCCTGTTCCTCGGCATCCACTTCATGAAGGAAGGCTTCGCCGGCTTCTCGGACACCCTGGACCTGACCCGCTACGCGATGACCGGCGTGGCCGGGCTGCTGGTGTTCAGCCTGTTCGGGGTGATCGCGACGGTGGTGATGCAGTCCAGCCACGCCACCCTGGTGCTGATCATCACCGCCCTGGGGGCCGGGCAGATCACCTACGAGAACGCGCTGGCGCTGGCGGTGGGGGCGAACGTGGGCACCACCATCACCGCCATCATCGGTTCGCTGGGCGCGCCCGTGGAAGGCAAGCGGCTGGCGGCGGCGCATCTGGCGTTCAACCTGGGCACCGGCCTGATCGCGCTGGTGTTCATGGGCGCGTTCGTGCGCGCGGTCGATGTCATCAGCCGCGAGGTGGGCATCCCGGCGGACGACCACACCCTCAAGCTGGCGGTGTTCCACACCCTGTTCAACCTCGTCGGCGTCGCCCTGTTCACCCCCTTCATCGACCGCATGGCGGCGGCCTTGGAGCACTTCCTCAAGGGCAAGGCGCTCACCCGCGACACCCCGCACTTCCTCAGTGCCACGGCGCTGGAGTTCCCCGAAGTGGCGCTGACCGCGCTGCGCCGCGAGACCCTGCACCTGTTCGACAACGCGTTCACGATCATTGCCCACGGCATGTGCCTGCGCCGTTCGGACGTGGTGTCGGAGCGCGACCTGCGAGCCCTGCTCGAGGCCCGCGCCGAGGTGATCGAGCTGGATGTGGACCGCCAGTACGAGCTGGTCATCAAGGACATCTACAGCGCCAACATCGCCTTCTTCACCCGCGCCACCGCCAAGCCGATGAGCGAGGCGCTGGCGCTGCGCTTCAAGCATGTGCTGCAGGCCAACCTGGACCTGATCGCGGCGATCAAGGCGACCAAGCATCTGCGCAAGAACCTGGTGCATTTCGTCGCCTCGCCCAACCCCCACATCCGCCGCGAGTACAACCGCCTGCGCATCAACGTCGGCGAGATGCTGCGCGACCTGGCGGCGCTGCGCAGCGAGGACGTGGAGGCGGTCACGAAACTGTCACTCGACGCGCTCAAGGTGCACCTGGCGGACGCGCGCCGTTACGGGCACCGGGCCGTGGCGGCCCTGATCCGCGACGACCTGATCACGCCGCAGATGGCCACCTCGCTGATGAACGACAGCGCCTATGCCCACGAACTGATGAGCCACCTGCTGGGCATGGCCGAGGCGCTGGTGGAGGCGCTCGATGCGCCGGAGCGCATCCCCGCCGACCTGTCGCTCAGCGCCGAGGAGGTGGCGGCGGTGCTCGACCGGACCGACGATGCGAACGGATCGGTCCCACGACCGGAGCAGACCGGATCATGA
- a CDS encoding DnaJ family domain-containing protein, giving the protein MSDPTDTERRKRRDLSIQAQDEAIGLAIARAYASGEIPGAESFGKPMKPDGFAETPGEFRMPFKVLRNADAVPPEIGMFRKRAQLRAALETAADADARAALQRQLNELEQALALRLEGMRVSGRL; this is encoded by the coding sequence ATGTCCGATCCCACCGATACCGAGCGCCGCAAACGGCGCGACCTGTCGATCCAGGCCCAGGACGAGGCCATCGGCCTCGCCATTGCCCGCGCCTATGCTTCGGGTGAAATCCCGGGCGCGGAGAGCTTCGGCAAACCCATGAAGCCCGACGGCTTCGCCGAGACGCCCGGCGAGTTCCGCATGCCGTTCAAGGTGCTGCGCAATGCCGACGCGGTGCCCCCGGAGATCGGCATGTTCCGCAAGCGCGCCCAGTTGCGCGCGGCGCTGGAGACGGCCGCTGACGCCGACGCGCGCGCCGCGCTGCAACGCCAACTCAACGAGCTGGAGCAGGCACTGGCCTTGCGTCTGGAAGGCATGCGCGTGAGCGGGCGGCTGTAG
- a CDS encoding metallophosphoesterase — translation MKKNPLAAGLALALSLVPLFALAHGDAHNDGRHDSDRVTLAVFGDWPYNQNLLDNASRLIDSVNADREVDAVIHVGDIHAGGQPCTSAGILPTIATADPGWSLAVYNRFQQFNAPVVYTPGDNEWTDCHKSKAGSSGAPLNELASLRELFFAKAGRSLGRHDMAVYSQAQAFDPAYPADAQFVENVMWRDGKVVFATIHMPGSNNDTKPWSGDFADPDAQAKESAERTAADIRWLQATFAKARHDHARVVVIAQQADMWDPEAVDANETDGYQSYVQALADLAEAFGGPVLLLNGDSHVYGSDKPLADPASATGQVYNTQPVPNLTRITVQGSTKAPAEWLRLTIDPRGKQAFSWTNVPYCADPKGSCQ, via the coding sequence ATGAAAAAGAACCCGTTGGCGGCCGGCCTGGCCCTGGCCCTGTCGCTCGTGCCGCTGTTTGCGCTCGCCCATGGCGACGCCCACAACGACGGCCGCCATGACAGCGATCGCGTCACCCTGGCCGTATTCGGCGACTGGCCCTACAACCAGAACCTGCTGGACAACGCCTCCCGGCTGATCGACTCGGTGAACGCCGATCGCGAGGTGGACGCGGTGATCCATGTGGGCGACATCCACGCCGGCGGCCAGCCGTGTACCAGCGCCGGCATCCTGCCGACCATCGCCACCGCCGATCCGGGCTGGAGCCTGGCGGTCTACAACCGCTTCCAGCAGTTCAATGCCCCGGTCGTCTACACCCCGGGCGACAACGAATGGACCGATTGCCACAAGAGCAAGGCCGGCAGCAGCGGCGCGCCGCTCAACGAGCTGGCCAGCCTGCGCGAGCTGTTCTTCGCCAAGGCGGGGCGCAGCCTCGGCCGCCATGACATGGCCGTGTACAGCCAGGCGCAGGCCTTCGATCCGGCCTATCCGGCCGACGCGCAGTTTGTCGAGAACGTGATGTGGCGCGACGGCAAGGTGGTGTTCGCCACCATCCACATGCCCGGTTCCAACAACGACACCAAGCCCTGGAGCGGTGACTTCGCCGATCCGGACGCCCAGGCCAAGGAGAGCGCCGAGCGCACCGCCGCCGACATCCGCTGGCTGCAGGCCACCTTCGCCAAGGCGCGTCACGACCACGCCCGCGTGGTGGTGATCGCCCAGCAGGCCGACATGTGGGACCCGGAGGCGGTGGACGCCAACGAGACGGACGGCTACCAGAGCTACGTCCAGGCGCTGGCGGATCTGGCCGAGGCATTCGGCGGCCCGGTGCTGCTGCTCAACGGCGATTCGCACGTCTACGGCAGTGACAAGCCGCTGGCCGATCCGGCCAGCGCCACCGGTCAGGTGTACAACACCCAACCGGTGCCCAACCTGACCCGCATCACGGTGCAGGGCTCCACCAAGGCGCCGGCCGAGTGGCTGCGCCTGACCATCGATCCGCGCGGCAAGCAGGCCTTCAGCTGGACCAACGTGCCCTACTGCGCCGACCCCAAGGGTAGCTGCCAGTAA
- a CDS encoding CBS domain-containing protein: MNQVHHNSHALDVVRLGDVQYQVPEPGVLRHVDARSAAVEVMTDLHRVPAATIPPTMPLDKVRQAMVLRGVRMLLVVDEQRAVKGLVTTHDLLGERPVAVSQARGLKPAELTVADIMIPVESIEAFTLRDVLKASVGDVIHALRHIGRQHALVIERDEPGTAPAVRGIFSASQIARQMGIPPFVGDVAKTFAEIEAVIGA; this comes from the coding sequence ATGAATCAGGTGCATCACAATTCGCATGCACTCGACGTCGTCCGCCTCGGCGATGTCCAGTATCAGGTGCCCGAGCCCGGCGTGCTGCGCCATGTCGACGCACGCTCGGCGGCGGTCGAGGTGATGACCGACCTGCATCGCGTGCCCGCCGCGACGATTCCGCCCACCATGCCCCTCGACAAGGTGCGCCAGGCCATGGTGCTGCGCGGCGTGCGCATGCTGCTGGTGGTGGACGAGCAGCGCGCGGTCAAGGGGCTGGTGACCACCCACGACCTGCTCGGCGAACGCCCCGTGGCCGTCTCCCAGGCCCGCGGCCTCAAGCCGGCCGAGCTCACCGTTGCCGACATCATGATCCCGGTCGAGTCCATCGAAGCCTTCACCCTGCGCGACGTGCTCAAGGCCAGCGTCGGCGACGTCATCCATGCGCTGCGCCACATCGGCCGCCAGCATGCGCTGGTGATCGAACGCGACGAGCCGGGCACCGCCCCCGCCGTGCGCGGCATCTTCTCCGCCTCGCAGATCGCCCGCCAGATGGGCATTCCGCCGTTCGTGGGGGACGTGGCCAAGACCTTCGCGGAGATCGAGGCGGTCATCGGCGCGTAA
- the maiA gene encoding maleylacetoacetate isomerase — protein sequence MRLYGYWRSTAAYRVRIALQLKGLSFESQAVDLRAAASAQHRAAYAALNPQHLVPTLVDGDTVIGQSLAIIEYLDERYPQPPLLPGGAVERARARQIALAIGADLHPLNNLRVLNYLENTLGADAAARRAWYHHWLRLGLDACERLVDERGPFALGEAVGLADLCIVPQLYNARRYDFALDACPRLCRIDAACAGLDAFARAVPERQPDAPAGGA from the coding sequence ATGAGGCTCTACGGCTACTGGCGCTCGACGGCGGCGTATCGGGTGCGTATCGCGCTGCAGCTCAAGGGCCTGTCCTTCGAGTCGCAGGCCGTGGATCTGCGCGCGGCGGCCAGCGCCCAGCACCGAGCGGCCTACGCCGCACTCAATCCGCAGCATCTGGTGCCGACGCTGGTCGACGGCGACACGGTGATCGGCCAGTCGCTGGCCATCATCGAATACCTGGACGAACGTTATCCGCAGCCGCCGTTGCTGCCGGGCGGGGCCGTCGAACGGGCGCGCGCCCGGCAGATCGCGCTGGCCATCGGCGCCGATCTCCATCCGCTCAACAACCTGCGTGTGCTGAACTACCTGGAAAACACGCTCGGCGCCGACGCGGCGGCGCGGCGCGCCTGGTATCACCACTGGCTGAGGCTCGGCCTCGACGCCTGCGAACGCCTGGTCGACGAGCGCGGGCCGTTCGCGCTGGGCGAGGCTGTCGGCCTCGCCGACCTGTGCATCGTGCCGCAGCTGTACAACGCCCGGCGCTACGACTTCGCCCTCGACGCCTGTCCGCGGCTGTGCCGCATCGACGCCGCCTGTGCCGGTCTCGACGCTTTCGCCCGTGCCGTGCCCGAGCGGCAGCCTGACGCCCCGGCCGGCGGCGCATAG
- a CDS encoding fumarylacetoacetate hydrolase family protein: MKLASLKGGRDGRLHVVSRDLCRCVPAAAVAPTLQAALDAWDSCAPHLRALAAALERGPLPDEVPFDPAMCAAPLPRAYQWADASAYLSHVALVRQARGAEMPDSFRHDPLLYQGGSDTMLGPRDPIAAADEAWGIDFEAEVAVITDDVPPGVSPQDAGGHIRLLMLVNDVSLRHLIPAELAKGFGFFQSKPPTAFSPVVVTPDELGEAWDGARLHHPLRSHLNGALFGAPDAGTDMAFGFPELIAHAARTRPLGAGCIVGSGTVANHDRTRGSSCIAERRMLEQLADGAARTPFLRYGDRVRIEMLDADGASIFGAIEQTVEPPR, translated from the coding sequence ATGAAACTGGCCTCGCTCAAGGGTGGACGCGACGGACGCCTGCACGTGGTGTCGCGCGATCTGTGCCGCTGTGTGCCGGCCGCGGCCGTGGCGCCCACCCTGCAGGCGGCGCTGGACGCATGGGACAGCTGCGCGCCGCACTTGCGGGCACTGGCGGCGGCGCTCGAACGCGGCCCGCTCCCCGACGAAGTGCCCTTCGACCCCGCCATGTGCGCCGCGCCCTTGCCGCGTGCCTACCAGTGGGCCGACGCCTCGGCCTACCTGAGCCATGTCGCACTGGTGCGCCAGGCGCGCGGCGCCGAAATGCCCGATAGCTTCCGCCACGATCCGCTGCTCTACCAGGGCGGCTCGGACACGATGCTCGGTCCGCGCGACCCGATTGCCGCCGCCGACGAGGCCTGGGGGATCGATTTCGAGGCCGAGGTCGCGGTCATCACCGACGACGTGCCGCCCGGCGTCTCGCCACAGGACGCGGGCGGCCATATCCGGCTGCTGATGCTGGTCAACGACGTGTCGCTGCGCCATCTGATTCCGGCCGAGCTGGCCAAGGGTTTCGGTTTCTTCCAGTCCAAGCCGCCGACCGCCTTCTCGCCGGTCGTGGTGACGCCCGACGAACTGGGCGAGGCCTGGGACGGCGCGCGCCTGCACCACCCCCTGCGCAGCCATCTGAACGGGGCACTGTTCGGCGCGCCGGATGCCGGCACCGACATGGCCTTCGGCTTCCCCGAACTGATCGCCCACGCCGCGCGCACGCGCCCGCTGGGCGCCGGCTGCATCGTCGGTTCGGGCACCGTCGCCAACCACGACCGGACGCGCGGGTCCTCGTGCATCGCCGAGCGCCGCATGCTGGAGCAGCTCGCCGACGGCGCCGCGCGCACGCCCTTCCTGCGCTATGGCGACCGGGTGCGCATCGAGATGCTCGACGCCGACGGCGCCTCGATCTTCGGCGCCATCGAGCAGACGGTCGAGCCACCGCGATGA
- a CDS encoding homogentisate 1,2-dioxygenase — MTRRRITFPHRAGNASRQAHADLPPGTYEREIGREGFFGPATHMHHAHPPTGWSHFEGPLRPRAFNLAALDARDPSPWHAVPVLTNAQVKIRFWRLESAMPALARNADGDELLFVHAGDGELHCDYGHLRYRAGDYLLLPRGTMWRLEPAAPSRFLLIEATGGAYGLPDKGIVGAHAIFDAAMLDVPALDEAFRAQQGETPWRVEIKRAGAVSVARFPYNPLDAVGWHGDLSPVRLNIDAIRPLMSPRYHVPPSAHATFVAERFVVCSFVPRPFESDPGALKVPFFHSNDDYDEVIFYHAGDFFSRDNIAPGMLTFHPGGFTHGPHPKALQNAFTPKNAGTDEVAVMIDARDPLEVAPAVQPVEWAGYVDSWKAVPE; from the coding sequence ATGACCCGCCGACGCATTACCTTCCCGCATCGCGCCGGCAACGCGTCGCGCCAGGCCCACGCCGACCTGCCGCCCGGCACCTATGAGCGCGAGATCGGCCGCGAGGGTTTCTTCGGCCCCGCCACCCACATGCACCACGCCCACCCGCCGACCGGCTGGAGCCATTTTGAAGGCCCACTGCGCCCGCGCGCCTTCAACCTCGCCGCGCTGGACGCGCGCGACCCCAGCCCATGGCACGCGGTGCCGGTGCTCACCAACGCGCAGGTGAAGATCCGCTTCTGGCGGCTCGAGAGCGCCATGCCGGCGCTGGCCCGCAATGCGGACGGCGACGAGCTGCTGTTCGTCCATGCCGGCGACGGCGAGTTGCACTGCGACTACGGCCACCTGCGTTATCGCGCCGGCGACTATCTGCTGCTGCCGCGCGGCACCATGTGGCGGCTCGAACCGGCGGCGCCTTCGCGCTTTCTGCTGATCGAGGCCACCGGCGGCGCTTACGGCCTGCCCGACAAGGGCATCGTCGGCGCCCACGCCATCTTCGATGCGGCCATGCTCGACGTGCCGGCGCTCGACGAGGCCTTCCGCGCCCAGCAGGGCGAGACGCCGTGGCGGGTCGAGATCAAGCGCGCCGGCGCCGTCTCGGTGGCACGCTTTCCCTACAACCCGCTCGATGCCGTCGGCTGGCACGGCGATCTGTCGCCGGTGCGCCTCAACATCGACGCCATCCGCCCGCTGATGAGCCCCCGCTACCACGTGCCGCCGTCGGCGCACGCCACCTTCGTGGCCGAGCGCTTCGTGGTCTGCAGCTTCGTGCCGCGTCCGTTCGAGAGCGACCCGGGTGCGCTCAAGGTGCCGTTCTTCCACAGCAACGACGACTACGACGAGGTGATCTTCTACCACGCTGGCGACTTCTTCAGCCGCGACAACATCGCCCCTGGCATGCTCACCTTCCACCCCGGCGGCTTCACCCACGGCCCGCACCCCAAGGCGCTGCAGAACGCCTTCACGCCGAAAAACGCCGGTACCGACGAAGTCGCGGTGATGATCGACGCGCGCGATCCGCTCGAGGTCGCGCCGGCGGTGCAGCCGGTCGAGTGGGCCGGGTATGTGGACAGCTGGAAGGCGGTGCCGGAATGA
- the hppD gene encoding 4-hydroxyphenylpyruvate dioxygenase, whose amino-acid sequence MSELFDNPLGTDGFEFVEFASPAAEGLAELFGALGFVAAGRHRHKDVVHYRQGDINFILNHEPGSQAARFAARHGPSANAMAFRVKDAALAYREAVRRGATPVEQPVGPMELRIPAIQGIDGLVIYLVDRYGAQTIYDVDFEPLAPSGEANIDVGLRYIDHLTHNLQRGHMAHWADFYARVFNFRQIRYFDIEGQLTGLLSRAMTSPCGKIRIPLNESRDDKSQIEEFIARYHGEGIQHIALGTDDIYATVEALRARGIAFQHTPDTYYEALPARLPGHGEDAARLHADGILIDGAPSEGQGLLLQIFTQEAIGPIFFEIIQRKGNEGFGEGNFKALFESIELDQIRRGVLRPDPAAQS is encoded by the coding sequence ATGAGCGAGCTGTTCGACAATCCGCTGGGAACCGATGGTTTCGAGTTCGTCGAGTTTGCGAGCCCGGCGGCGGAGGGCCTTGCCGAGCTGTTCGGCGCGCTCGGCTTTGTCGCGGCCGGTCGCCATCGGCACAAGGACGTCGTCCATTACCGCCAGGGCGACATCAATTTCATCCTCAACCACGAGCCGGGCAGTCAGGCAGCGCGGTTTGCCGCCCGCCACGGGCCGTCGGCCAACGCGATGGCGTTTCGCGTCAAGGACGCGGCCCTGGCGTATCGGGAGGCGGTTCGGCGTGGGGCGACGCCGGTGGAGCAGCCGGTGGGGCCGATGGAGTTGCGGATTCCAGCGATCCAGGGCATCGACGGGCTGGTGATCTATCTGGTCGACCGCTACGGCGCGCAGACCATCTACGACGTCGATTTCGAACCGCTGGCGCCTAGCGGCGAGGCGAATATCGATGTCGGCCTGCGCTACATCGACCACCTGACGCACAACCTGCAGCGCGGCCACATGGCGCATTGGGCGGACTTCTACGCGCGGGTGTTCAACTTCCGCCAGATCCGCTATTTCGACATCGAGGGCCAGCTGACCGGTCTGCTCAGCCGTGCCATGACCAGCCCCTGCGGCAAGATCCGCATTCCGCTCAACGAGAGCCGCGACGACAAATCGCAGATCGAGGAATTCATCGCCCGCTATCACGGCGAGGGCATCCAGCACATTGCGCTCGGCACCGATGACATCTACGCCACGGTCGAGGCGCTGCGGGCGCGCGGCATCGCCTTCCAGCACACGCCGGACACCTATTACGAGGCGCTCCCCGCGCGCCTGCCGGGCCATGGCGAAGATGCGGCGCGGCTGCACGCCGACGGCATCCTGATCGACGGCGCGCCGAGCGAGGGCCAGGGCCTGCTGCTGCAGATCTTCACGCAGGAGGCGATCGGGCCGATCTTCTTCGAGATCATCCAGCGCAAGGGCAACGAAGGCTTCGGCGAGGGCAATTTCAAGGCGCTGTTCGAATCCATCGAGCTCGACCAGATCCGGCGTGGCGTGTTGCGACCCGACCCGGCGGCGCAATCATGA
- a CDS encoding DUF488 domain-containing protein: protein MTIFTIGYEGLDIDAFMSLLAEHDIETVVDVRELPLSRKPGFSKKALASALNLSGLEYAHMAGLGCPKPVRNRYRQDGNWKHYVEGFLNHLKTQSTAIAELSELANSSNCALLCYESDFNFCHRSMVANAVHEHCGADVEHISAANARTTNPASCRLALA, encoded by the coding sequence ATGACTATTTTCACCATCGGATATGAAGGTCTGGATATCGACGCGTTCATGTCGTTGCTCGCCGAGCACGACATAGAAACAGTTGTGGACGTTCGCGAGCTGCCACTGTCGCGAAAACCCGGGTTTTCGAAGAAGGCATTGGCTAGCGCGCTTAATCTATCGGGCCTCGAATATGCCCACATGGCCGGCCTAGGCTGTCCGAAGCCTGTGCGCAATCGCTACCGTCAAGACGGCAACTGGAAACACTACGTCGAGGGCTTTCTGAATCACCTCAAAACTCAAAGCACAGCCATTGCTGAACTGTCGGAACTAGCAAATTCCTCTAACTGCGCGCTGCTATGCTACGAGTCAGATTTCAATTTCTGCCATCGATCCATGGTTGCGAACGCAGTCCACGAACACTGCGGCGCTGACGTCGAACACATCAGTGCTGCAAACGCTAGAACAACGAACCCTGCCTCGTGTCGACTAGCGCTTGCTTAG
- a CDS encoding DUF2846 domain-containing protein gives MYKSIALVVLASTLFVGCASVPMESADRTAEAKKFLPPTNGNAGLYVYRVGALGGALKKDVWVDGDCLGETAPDVFFYQEVKGGAEHKISTESEFSPNDLMVNTEGGKNYFVHQYIRMGVFVGGAGVELVDEEKGKEAVAELAMAKKGTCSQ, from the coding sequence ATGTACAAATCGATCGCACTGGTCGTTTTGGCCTCCACCCTGTTCGTCGGCTGCGCCTCCGTACCCATGGAGAGCGCCGACAGGACCGCCGAAGCCAAGAAGTTCCTGCCGCCCACGAACGGCAACGCCGGGCTCTATGTGTATCGCGTAGGCGCCTTGGGTGGTGCGCTGAAGAAGGATGTCTGGGTCGATGGCGACTGCCTCGGCGAAACGGCGCCGGACGTCTTCTTCTATCAAGAGGTCAAGGGTGGCGCGGAACACAAGATCTCCACCGAATCCGAGTTCTCGCCCAACGACCTGATGGTCAACACCGAAGGCGGCAAGAACTACTTCGTGCACCAGTACATCAGGATGGGCGTGTTCGTGGGTGGCGCCGGCGTCGAGCTGGTGGATGAAGAGAAGGGCAAGGAGGCCGTCGCCGAGCTGGCCATGGCCAAGAAGGGGACTTGTAGTCAGTGA
- a CDS encoding contact-dependent growth inhibition system immunity protein, with product MSNTAYPQLEQLLSGYFHQDWCEDHDTDGEVLTDYVQSTWRDEVMQSIDQLDRYLRDHPTELLAAFERDFTPMVVIGEGDDEARRWLQSARDQLAAQLESAPVRPGAEN from the coding sequence ATGAGCAACACCGCATACCCCCAACTCGAACAACTCCTGAGCGGCTACTTCCACCAGGACTGGTGTGAAGATCACGACACCGACGGCGAGGTACTGACCGATTACGTGCAATCGACCTGGCGCGATGAGGTGATGCAGAGCATCGACCAACTCGACCGCTATCTGCGCGACCACCCGACCGAACTGCTTGCCGCATTTGAAAGGGATTTCACGCCAATGGTGGTGATCGGCGAGGGGGACGACGAGGCCAGACGGTGGCTGCAGTCGGCCCGGGATCAACTTGCCGCTCAGCTGGAGAGCGCGCCCGTCAGACCAGGCGCCGAAAACTGA